A stretch of the Harpia harpyja isolate bHarHar1 chromosome 5, bHarHar1 primary haplotype, whole genome shotgun sequence genome encodes the following:
- the RIOK3 gene encoding serine/threonine-protein kinase RIO3 isoform X2, with the protein MDPVGVAAAPDARPGPAWQSKCPWGAPNTTSISCSLADVMSEQLAKELQLEEENAAFPEVVAVAEGPFITGENIDTSSDLMLAQMLQMEFDREYDAQLRREEKKINGDSKVSISFENYRKVHPYDSDSSEDEVDWQDTRHDPYRADKPTTTPRKGFVGKGKDITTKHDEVVCGRKNTARMENFAPEFQVGDGIGMDLKLSNQVFNALKQHAYSEERRSARLHEKKEHSTAEKAVDPKTRLLLYKMVNAGMLETITGCISTGKESVVFHAYGGNANEDKVIPPECAIKVFKTTLNEFKNRDKYIKDDYRFKDRFSKLNPRKIIRMWAEKEMHNLTRMQNAGIPCPQVVILKKHVLVMSFIGQDQVPAPKLKDVTLSSEDMKKAYYQILNMMQQLYKECNLVHADLSEYNMLWHDGKVWLIDVSQSVEPTHPHGLEFLFRDCRNVSQFFQKGGVAEALNERELFNAVSGLNITADNEVDFQAEIEALEKMNEDHVQNHGKKLSMFSNDGDPPIYDE; encoded by the exons ATGGACCCGGTAGGAGTCGCCGCCGCCCCCGacgcccggccgggccccgcctGGCAGAGCAAG TGTCCGTGGGGAGCCCCTAACACAACATCAATATCGTGTTCCCTTGCTGATGTAATGAGTGAACAGCTGGCAAAAGAGCTGCAgctagaagaagaaaatgctgcttttcctgaagtGGTTGC tGTTGCTGAAGGACCATTTATTACAGGAGAAAATATTGACACTTCTAGTGACCTGATGCTAGCTCAGATGCTGCAGATGGAATTTGACAGGGAATATGATGCACAGCTTCGGCGTGAAGAGAAGAAGATTAATGGAGATAGCAAAG tcTCCATATCCTTTGAAAATTATCGGAAGGTGCATCCCTATGACAGTGACAGCTCAGAGGATGAGGTTGATTGGCAGGATACCCGTCATGATCCTTATAGAGCAG ATAAACCTACTACTACACCAAGAAAGGGCTTCgtaggaaaaggaaaagacattaCTACTAAACACGATGAAGTGGTATGTGGAAGAAAGAACACTGCTCGCATGGAAAAT TTTGCACCTGAATTCCAAGTTGGGGATGGAATTGGGATGGACTTAAAGTTATCAAATCAAGTCTTCAACGCCTTAAAGCAACACGCGTACTCTGAGGAACGTCGAAGTGCAAGGCTCCATGAAAAGAAGGAGCACTCCACTGCt GAGAAAGCAGTGGATCCTAAAACACGTTTACTTCTGTATAAGATGGTCAATGCTGGGATGCTGGAGACCATCACAGGCTGCATCAGCACAGGAAAAGAATCTGTTGTTTTTCATGCATATGGAGGAAA TGCAAATGAAGATAAAGTTATACCTCCAGAATGTGCCATCAAAGTGTTTAAAACAACTCTTAATGAATTCAAGAACCGTGACAAATACATTAAGGATGACTACAGATTTAAAGACCGCTTCAGTAAATTGAATCCACGAAAGATTATTCGTATGTGGGCTGAGAAAGAAATGCATAACTTAacaag AATGCAGAATGCAGGAATTCCTTGTCCTCAAGTGGTTATCCTTAAGAAACACGTCTTGGTTATGTCTTTCATTGGCCAGGATCAAGTCCCAGCTCCTAAACTAAAGGATGTAACACTTAGTAGTGAAGATATGAAAAAGGCCTACTATCAGATTCTTAAT ATGATGCAACAGTTGTATAAGGAGTGCAACCTAGTCCATGCAGATCTGAGTGAATACAATATGCTTTGGCATGACGGGAAG GTCTGGCTTATTGATGTCAGTCAGTCTGTGGAGCCAACCCATCCTCATGGACTTGAGTTTTTGTTCAGAGACTGTAGAAATGTTTCACAG TTCTTCCAGAAAGGAGGTGTGGCAGAAGCACTTAATGAGCGTGAACTCTTCAATGCTGTCTCAGGTTTAAATATTACAGCTGACAATGAAGTAGACTTCCAAGCAGAG ATTGAAGCTCTGGAGAAGATGAATGAAGATCACGTGCAGAATCATGGAAAGAAACTGTCAATGTTTTCAAATGATGGAGACCCACCTATATATGATGAATAG
- the RIOK3 gene encoding serine/threonine-protein kinase RIO3 isoform X1, with translation MDPVGVAAAPDARPGPAWQSKCPWGAPNTTSISCSLADVMSEQLAKELQLEEENAAFPEVVAVAEGPFITGENIDTSSDLMLAQMLQMEFDREYDAQLRREEKKINGDSKVSISFENYRKVHPYDSDSSEDEVDWQDTRHDPYRADKPTTTPRKGFVGKGKDITTKHDEVVCGRKNTARMENFAPEFQVGDGIGMDLKLSNQVFNALKQHAYSEERRSARLHEKKEHSTAEKAVDPKTRLLLYKMVNAGMLETITGCISTGKESVVFHAYGGKSANEDKVIPPECAIKVFKTTLNEFKNRDKYIKDDYRFKDRFSKLNPRKIIRMWAEKEMHNLTRMQNAGIPCPQVVILKKHVLVMSFIGQDQVPAPKLKDVTLSSEDMKKAYYQILNMMQQLYKECNLVHADLSEYNMLWHDGKVWLIDVSQSVEPTHPHGLEFLFRDCRNVSQFFQKGGVAEALNERELFNAVSGLNITADNEVDFQAEIEALEKMNEDHVQNHGKKLSMFSNDGDPPIYDE, from the exons ATGGACCCGGTAGGAGTCGCCGCCGCCCCCGacgcccggccgggccccgcctGGCAGAGCAAG TGTCCGTGGGGAGCCCCTAACACAACATCAATATCGTGTTCCCTTGCTGATGTAATGAGTGAACAGCTGGCAAAAGAGCTGCAgctagaagaagaaaatgctgcttttcctgaagtGGTTGC tGTTGCTGAAGGACCATTTATTACAGGAGAAAATATTGACACTTCTAGTGACCTGATGCTAGCTCAGATGCTGCAGATGGAATTTGACAGGGAATATGATGCACAGCTTCGGCGTGAAGAGAAGAAGATTAATGGAGATAGCAAAG tcTCCATATCCTTTGAAAATTATCGGAAGGTGCATCCCTATGACAGTGACAGCTCAGAGGATGAGGTTGATTGGCAGGATACCCGTCATGATCCTTATAGAGCAG ATAAACCTACTACTACACCAAGAAAGGGCTTCgtaggaaaaggaaaagacattaCTACTAAACACGATGAAGTGGTATGTGGAAGAAAGAACACTGCTCGCATGGAAAAT TTTGCACCTGAATTCCAAGTTGGGGATGGAATTGGGATGGACTTAAAGTTATCAAATCAAGTCTTCAACGCCTTAAAGCAACACGCGTACTCTGAGGAACGTCGAAGTGCAAGGCTCCATGAAAAGAAGGAGCACTCCACTGCt GAGAAAGCAGTGGATCCTAAAACACGTTTACTTCTGTATAAGATGGTCAATGCTGGGATGCTGGAGACCATCACAGGCTGCATCAGCACAGGAAAAGAATCTGTTGTTTTTCATGCATATGGAGGAAA AAGTGCAAATGAAGATAAAGTTATACCTCCAGAATGTGCCATCAAAGTGTTTAAAACAACTCTTAATGAATTCAAGAACCGTGACAAATACATTAAGGATGACTACAGATTTAAAGACCGCTTCAGTAAATTGAATCCACGAAAGATTATTCGTATGTGGGCTGAGAAAGAAATGCATAACTTAacaag AATGCAGAATGCAGGAATTCCTTGTCCTCAAGTGGTTATCCTTAAGAAACACGTCTTGGTTATGTCTTTCATTGGCCAGGATCAAGTCCCAGCTCCTAAACTAAAGGATGTAACACTTAGTAGTGAAGATATGAAAAAGGCCTACTATCAGATTCTTAAT ATGATGCAACAGTTGTATAAGGAGTGCAACCTAGTCCATGCAGATCTGAGTGAATACAATATGCTTTGGCATGACGGGAAG GTCTGGCTTATTGATGTCAGTCAGTCTGTGGAGCCAACCCATCCTCATGGACTTGAGTTTTTGTTCAGAGACTGTAGAAATGTTTCACAG TTCTTCCAGAAAGGAGGTGTGGCAGAAGCACTTAATGAGCGTGAACTCTTCAATGCTGTCTCAGGTTTAAATATTACAGCTGACAATGAAGTAGACTTCCAAGCAGAG ATTGAAGCTCTGGAGAAGATGAATGAAGATCACGTGCAGAATCATGGAAAGAAACTGTCAATGTTTTCAAATGATGGAGACCCACCTATATATGATGAATAG
- the RIOK3 gene encoding serine/threonine-protein kinase RIO3 isoform X3 → MGEEACPWGAPNTTSISCSLADVMSEQLAKELQLEEENAAFPEVVAVAEGPFITGENIDTSSDLMLAQMLQMEFDREYDAQLRREEKKINGDSKVSISFENYRKVHPYDSDSSEDEVDWQDTRHDPYRADKPTTTPRKGFVGKGKDITTKHDEVVCGRKNTARMENFAPEFQVGDGIGMDLKLSNQVFNALKQHAYSEERRSARLHEKKEHSTAEKAVDPKTRLLLYKMVNAGMLETITGCISTGKESVVFHAYGGKSANEDKVIPPECAIKVFKTTLNEFKNRDKYIKDDYRFKDRFSKLNPRKIIRMWAEKEMHNLTRMQNAGIPCPQVVILKKHVLVMSFIGQDQVPAPKLKDVTLSSEDMKKAYYQILNMMQQLYKECNLVHADLSEYNMLWHDGKVWLIDVSQSVEPTHPHGLEFLFRDCRNVSQFFQKGGVAEALNERELFNAVSGLNITADNEVDFQAEIEALEKMNEDHVQNHGKKLSMFSNDGDPPIYDE, encoded by the exons ATGGGGGAGGAAGCT TGTCCGTGGGGAGCCCCTAACACAACATCAATATCGTGTTCCCTTGCTGATGTAATGAGTGAACAGCTGGCAAAAGAGCTGCAgctagaagaagaaaatgctgcttttcctgaagtGGTTGC tGTTGCTGAAGGACCATTTATTACAGGAGAAAATATTGACACTTCTAGTGACCTGATGCTAGCTCAGATGCTGCAGATGGAATTTGACAGGGAATATGATGCACAGCTTCGGCGTGAAGAGAAGAAGATTAATGGAGATAGCAAAG tcTCCATATCCTTTGAAAATTATCGGAAGGTGCATCCCTATGACAGTGACAGCTCAGAGGATGAGGTTGATTGGCAGGATACCCGTCATGATCCTTATAGAGCAG ATAAACCTACTACTACACCAAGAAAGGGCTTCgtaggaaaaggaaaagacattaCTACTAAACACGATGAAGTGGTATGTGGAAGAAAGAACACTGCTCGCATGGAAAAT TTTGCACCTGAATTCCAAGTTGGGGATGGAATTGGGATGGACTTAAAGTTATCAAATCAAGTCTTCAACGCCTTAAAGCAACACGCGTACTCTGAGGAACGTCGAAGTGCAAGGCTCCATGAAAAGAAGGAGCACTCCACTGCt GAGAAAGCAGTGGATCCTAAAACACGTTTACTTCTGTATAAGATGGTCAATGCTGGGATGCTGGAGACCATCACAGGCTGCATCAGCACAGGAAAAGAATCTGTTGTTTTTCATGCATATGGAGGAAA AAGTGCAAATGAAGATAAAGTTATACCTCCAGAATGTGCCATCAAAGTGTTTAAAACAACTCTTAATGAATTCAAGAACCGTGACAAATACATTAAGGATGACTACAGATTTAAAGACCGCTTCAGTAAATTGAATCCACGAAAGATTATTCGTATGTGGGCTGAGAAAGAAATGCATAACTTAacaag AATGCAGAATGCAGGAATTCCTTGTCCTCAAGTGGTTATCCTTAAGAAACACGTCTTGGTTATGTCTTTCATTGGCCAGGATCAAGTCCCAGCTCCTAAACTAAAGGATGTAACACTTAGTAGTGAAGATATGAAAAAGGCCTACTATCAGATTCTTAAT ATGATGCAACAGTTGTATAAGGAGTGCAACCTAGTCCATGCAGATCTGAGTGAATACAATATGCTTTGGCATGACGGGAAG GTCTGGCTTATTGATGTCAGTCAGTCTGTGGAGCCAACCCATCCTCATGGACTTGAGTTTTTGTTCAGAGACTGTAGAAATGTTTCACAG TTCTTCCAGAAAGGAGGTGTGGCAGAAGCACTTAATGAGCGTGAACTCTTCAATGCTGTCTCAGGTTTAAATATTACAGCTGACAATGAAGTAGACTTCCAAGCAGAG ATTGAAGCTCTGGAGAAGATGAATGAAGATCACGTGCAGAATCATGGAAAGAAACTGTCAATGTTTTCAAATGATGGAGACCCACCTATATATGATGAATAG
- the RIOK3 gene encoding serine/threonine-protein kinase RIO3 isoform X4 has translation MSEQLAKELQLEEENAAFPEVVAVAEGPFITGENIDTSSDLMLAQMLQMEFDREYDAQLRREEKKINGDSKVSISFENYRKVHPYDSDSSEDEVDWQDTRHDPYRADKPTTTPRKGFVGKGKDITTKHDEVVCGRKNTARMENFAPEFQVGDGIGMDLKLSNQVFNALKQHAYSEERRSARLHEKKEHSTAEKAVDPKTRLLLYKMVNAGMLETITGCISTGKESVVFHAYGGKSANEDKVIPPECAIKVFKTTLNEFKNRDKYIKDDYRFKDRFSKLNPRKIIRMWAEKEMHNLTRMQNAGIPCPQVVILKKHVLVMSFIGQDQVPAPKLKDVTLSSEDMKKAYYQILNMMQQLYKECNLVHADLSEYNMLWHDGKVWLIDVSQSVEPTHPHGLEFLFRDCRNVSQFFQKGGVAEALNERELFNAVSGLNITADNEVDFQAEIEALEKMNEDHVQNHGKKLSMFSNDGDPPIYDE, from the exons ATGAGTGAACAGCTGGCAAAAGAGCTGCAgctagaagaagaaaatgctgcttttcctgaagtGGTTGC tGTTGCTGAAGGACCATTTATTACAGGAGAAAATATTGACACTTCTAGTGACCTGATGCTAGCTCAGATGCTGCAGATGGAATTTGACAGGGAATATGATGCACAGCTTCGGCGTGAAGAGAAGAAGATTAATGGAGATAGCAAAG tcTCCATATCCTTTGAAAATTATCGGAAGGTGCATCCCTATGACAGTGACAGCTCAGAGGATGAGGTTGATTGGCAGGATACCCGTCATGATCCTTATAGAGCAG ATAAACCTACTACTACACCAAGAAAGGGCTTCgtaggaaaaggaaaagacattaCTACTAAACACGATGAAGTGGTATGTGGAAGAAAGAACACTGCTCGCATGGAAAAT TTTGCACCTGAATTCCAAGTTGGGGATGGAATTGGGATGGACTTAAAGTTATCAAATCAAGTCTTCAACGCCTTAAAGCAACACGCGTACTCTGAGGAACGTCGAAGTGCAAGGCTCCATGAAAAGAAGGAGCACTCCACTGCt GAGAAAGCAGTGGATCCTAAAACACGTTTACTTCTGTATAAGATGGTCAATGCTGGGATGCTGGAGACCATCACAGGCTGCATCAGCACAGGAAAAGAATCTGTTGTTTTTCATGCATATGGAGGAAA AAGTGCAAATGAAGATAAAGTTATACCTCCAGAATGTGCCATCAAAGTGTTTAAAACAACTCTTAATGAATTCAAGAACCGTGACAAATACATTAAGGATGACTACAGATTTAAAGACCGCTTCAGTAAATTGAATCCACGAAAGATTATTCGTATGTGGGCTGAGAAAGAAATGCATAACTTAacaag AATGCAGAATGCAGGAATTCCTTGTCCTCAAGTGGTTATCCTTAAGAAACACGTCTTGGTTATGTCTTTCATTGGCCAGGATCAAGTCCCAGCTCCTAAACTAAAGGATGTAACACTTAGTAGTGAAGATATGAAAAAGGCCTACTATCAGATTCTTAAT ATGATGCAACAGTTGTATAAGGAGTGCAACCTAGTCCATGCAGATCTGAGTGAATACAATATGCTTTGGCATGACGGGAAG GTCTGGCTTATTGATGTCAGTCAGTCTGTGGAGCCAACCCATCCTCATGGACTTGAGTTTTTGTTCAGAGACTGTAGAAATGTTTCACAG TTCTTCCAGAAAGGAGGTGTGGCAGAAGCACTTAATGAGCGTGAACTCTTCAATGCTGTCTCAGGTTTAAATATTACAGCTGACAATGAAGTAGACTTCCAAGCAGAG ATTGAAGCTCTGGAGAAGATGAATGAAGATCACGTGCAGAATCATGGAAAGAAACTGTCAATGTTTTCAAATGATGGAGACCCACCTATATATGATGAATAG